The proteins below come from a single Pseudomonas chlororaphis genomic window:
- a CDS encoding membrane protein: MPGLRRFPLPLIAAFFALYVIWGSTYLVIRLGVEHWPPLLLAGIRFVLAGSLMYGFLRWRGAPAPTWAQWKAGALIGVLLLSFGNGAVSVAEHSGVASGVAALAVATVPLFTLLCGYFWGARNTRLEWAGIVLGLIGIAMLNLGSNLQSSPLGATLLLFAAASWAFGSVLSKHVPLPAGAMASAVEMLVGGVVLLIGSFVSGEHLERVPPFEGWFALAYLTFFGSIIAFNAYMYLLKHVRPAAATSYAYVNPAVAVLLGIVFAGETIGIEEALAMLVIISAVVLIGLPQWRKPKPAPVES; the protein is encoded by the coding sequence ATGCCGGGCCTACGCCGTTTTCCTCTGCCACTGATCGCTGCCTTTTTCGCCTTGTATGTCATCTGGGGGTCGACCTACCTGGTGATCCGCCTCGGCGTCGAGCATTGGCCGCCGCTACTCCTGGCAGGTATTCGCTTTGTGTTGGCCGGGTCGTTGATGTACGGCTTTTTGCGCTGGCGCGGGGCACCGGCGCCGACCTGGGCGCAGTGGAAGGCCGGGGCCCTCATCGGCGTGTTGCTGCTCAGCTTTGGCAACGGCGCGGTCAGCGTGGCCGAGCACTCGGGCGTGGCGTCCGGGGTGGCGGCCCTGGCCGTGGCCACGGTGCCGTTGTTCACCTTGCTCTGCGGATATTTCTGGGGCGCGCGTAATACTCGTCTGGAATGGGCCGGCATCGTGCTCGGCTTGATTGGCATCGCCATGCTCAACCTGGGTTCCAACCTGCAATCGAGTCCGTTGGGGGCGACCTTGCTGTTGTTCGCGGCCGCGTCCTGGGCCTTTGGCTCGGTGCTGAGCAAACACGTGCCGCTGCCGGCGGGAGCAATGGCCAGCGCCGTTGAAATGCTGGTGGGCGGCGTGGTGCTGTTGATCGGCAGCTTCGTCAGTGGTGAGCACCTGGAGCGCGTACCGCCGTTCGAAGGCTGGTTCGCGCTGGCCTACCTGACCTTCTTCGGTTCGATCATCGCCTTCAACGCCTACATGTACCTGCTCAAGCATGTCCGTCCGGCGGCGGCCACCAGCTACGCCTACGTCAACCCGGCGGTGGCGGTGTTGCTGGGCATCGTGTTTGCCGGCGAGACCATCGGCATTGAAGAGGCCTTGGCGATGTTGGTGATCATCAGCGCCGTGGTGCTGATCGGGCTGCCCCAGTGGCGCAAGCCCAAGCCTGCGCCGGTCGAATCCTGA
- a CDS encoding AsnC family transcriptional regulator: MDKYDRMLLAALLENGRASYADLARKVNLSAPAVAERVSKLEASGVITGYQAKVDMAKIGLPVQCVIELRMNQHGNQKAYDDLCKIPQLTECHRVTGDPCVIMQAAVGSMPELEALINRIAKFGFSKTSIVLSSAIEKRVPLGQLEGNGK, from the coding sequence GTGGATAAATACGACCGCATGTTGCTCGCCGCCCTGTTGGAAAACGGCCGGGCTTCCTACGCCGACCTGGCCCGCAAAGTGAACCTGTCGGCGCCGGCCGTGGCCGAGCGCGTCAGCAAGCTGGAGGCCAGCGGGGTGATCACCGGCTATCAGGCCAAGGTCGACATGGCGAAGATCGGCCTGCCGGTGCAGTGCGTGATCGAACTGCGGATGAACCAGCACGGCAACCAGAAGGCATACGACGACTTGTGCAAGATCCCCCAACTGACCGAATGCCACCGGGTAACCGGCGACCCCTGCGTGATCATGCAGGCAGCAGTGGGCTCGATGCCGGAGCTGGAAGCACTGATCAACCGCATCGCCAAGTTCGGCTTCAGCAAGACCTCGATCGTGCTGTCCAGCGCCATTGAAAAGCGTGTGCCACTGGGGCAGTTGGAAGGCAACGGGAAATAA
- a CDS encoding DNA polymerase III subunit epsilon has translation MERIAVIDFETTGITPSSSCRATEIAVVILEQGRIVDRYQSLMNAGVRVPAFIEQLTGISNAMLRSAPPAEKVMNEVNEFVGITPLLAHNAAFDQKFWDFELGRIKRTRLQNFACSLLLARRLMPAAPNHKLGTLNTFAGLPHTGQAHRAMADAEMAANLTAHLASELRQKHGLQTLSHDLLCRLQKVPAAKINEHLKRHRGF, from the coding sequence TTGGAACGCATCGCAGTCATCGACTTTGAAACCACCGGCATCACCCCCAGCAGCAGTTGCCGGGCCACCGAGATTGCCGTGGTGATCCTCGAGCAGGGCCGGATTGTCGACCGTTACCAGAGCCTGATGAATGCCGGTGTGCGCGTTCCGGCCTTCATCGAGCAACTGACCGGCATCAGCAACGCCATGCTGCGCAGCGCCCCGCCGGCCGAGAAGGTGATGAACGAGGTCAATGAGTTTGTCGGCATCACGCCGCTGCTGGCTCATAACGCCGCCTTCGACCAGAAGTTCTGGGACTTCGAACTGGGACGAATCAAGCGCACCCGCCTGCAGAACTTCGCCTGCTCACTGCTGCTGGCCCGGCGCCTGATGCCGGCCGCGCCGAACCACAAGCTCGGTACGCTCAACACCTTCGCCGGCCTACCCCACACCGGCCAGGCTCACCGAGCCATGGCCGATGCCGAAATGGCCGCCAACCTCACCGCGCACCTGGCCTCGGAGCTGCGGCAAAAGCATGGGTTGCAGACGTTGTCCCATGATCTGTTGTGCCGCTTGCAGAAAGTGCCGGCGGCCAAGATCAATGAGCATCTCAAGCGCCATCGCGGATTCTGA
- a CDS encoding nuclease, translating to MKKIAVFADVQNLYYTVRQAYGCHFNYAALWADVSKQGQIVEAYAYAIDRGDSKQQQFQQILRNLGFTVKLKPYIQRSDGSAKGDWDVGITLDIMDAADHVDEVVLASGDGDFDMLLERIISKHGVQAVAYGVPGLTANSLIRAASRYVPIEGALLLKN from the coding sequence GTGAAGAAAATTGCAGTGTTCGCCGATGTCCAGAACCTCTACTACACGGTGCGCCAGGCCTACGGTTGCCACTTCAACTACGCCGCGCTGTGGGCCGATGTCAGCAAACAGGGGCAGATCGTCGAGGCCTATGCCTATGCGATCGACCGTGGCGACAGCAAGCAGCAGCAGTTCCAGCAGATCCTGCGCAATCTGGGCTTCACCGTGAAGCTCAAGCCCTACATCCAGCGCAGCGACGGCTCGGCCAAGGGCGATTGGGACGTGGGCATCACGCTGGACATCATGGACGCCGCCGACCATGTCGATGAAGTGGTGCTGGCCTCCGGCGATGGCGATTTCGACATGCTGCTCGAACGCATCATCAGCAAGCATGGCGTGCAGGCGGTGGCCTATGGCGTGCCGGGGCTGACCGCCAACTCGTTGATCCGCGCCGCCAGCCGCTACGTGCCCATCGAAGGCGCGTTGTTGCTCAAGAATTGA
- a CDS encoding ABC transporter substrate-binding protein, with product MNSEEQTLIDGLFSRLQQAEKDSAPRDAQAEARIKEHLASQPAAGYFMAQAILVQEAAIKRLDEQNRQLAQQVEQLQAELQQARSQASAPAGGGGFLSSIFGGSNRDARPASPPPSSGGGWREPPRSSFNAPAQQGFSAPPGNYGAAPQQAPAASSFLGGALKTAAGVAGGVMLAQGISSLFHSGQQPQEIVEVIKEEPAQPVNDTGDNGWGDDQRVADNQAYGNDSDGFSDADYSDDGSFFGDDDSFV from the coding sequence ATGAACAGCGAAGAACAAACCCTGATCGATGGACTGTTTTCACGGCTGCAACAGGCCGAAAAGGATTCAGCCCCGCGCGACGCCCAGGCCGAGGCGCGGATCAAGGAACACCTGGCGAGCCAGCCCGCCGCGGGCTATTTCATGGCCCAGGCGATTCTGGTGCAGGAGGCCGCGATCAAGCGTCTGGATGAGCAGAACCGGCAGCTCGCCCAGCAAGTCGAGCAATTGCAGGCCGAGCTGCAGCAGGCCCGGAGCCAGGCGTCGGCGCCGGCCGGCGGCGGGGGCTTTCTGTCGAGTATTTTCGGTGGCAGCAACCGCGACGCCCGTCCGGCGAGCCCACCGCCCTCCAGCGGTGGCGGCTGGCGCGAACCGCCCCGGTCGTCTTTCAATGCCCCGGCCCAACAAGGCTTCAGCGCGCCGCCGGGCAATTATGGCGCAGCGCCACAGCAGGCCCCGGCGGCGAGCAGCTTTCTGGGCGGTGCGCTGAAAACCGCTGCGGGCGTAGCCGGTGGCGTCATGCTGGCCCAAGGCATCAGCAGCTTGTTTCACAGCGGCCAACAACCCCAGGAGATCGTCGAGGTCATCAAGGAAGAACCCGCTCAACCGGTCAATGACACCGGTGACAACGGCTGGGGCGATGACCAGCGCGTGGCCGATAACCAGGCCTATGGCAACGATTCGGATGGTTTCAGCGACGCCGACTACAGCGACGACGGATCCTTCTTCGGCGACGACGACTCCTTCGTCTGA
- a CDS encoding membrane protein, with translation MNPFDVLRDSLYFFKRHLGRIAQLCLPLVILEALLQQGVDSAVGPEGFPGYSVIVGLLVYPLYTAALILFLDARSRGEAPRPRDLLATALTLWPRFALLTALNTLLILVGITLYFLPGLWLMVTLAFSEYLLVLRGLTPLAAMKESLAMSRGNFWRILTCILCVMAPLWLLKGASVSAYPGPLNPVISLLIDSVHSFLQLFTSVVLFRIFMLLEARPENR, from the coding sequence ATGAATCCGTTTGACGTGCTGCGCGACTCTCTGTATTTCTTCAAGCGCCATCTGGGCCGGATCGCCCAGCTTTGCCTGCCCTTGGTCATACTCGAGGCCCTGCTGCAGCAAGGCGTGGACAGCGCCGTCGGCCCGGAAGGCTTTCCCGGCTACAGCGTGATCGTCGGGCTGCTGGTGTACCCGCTCTACACCGCCGCGCTGATTCTGTTTCTCGACGCCCGCAGCCGCGGCGAGGCGCCACGCCCGCGCGACCTGCTCGCCACGGCACTGACCCTCTGGCCACGCTTTGCCTTGTTGACCGCCCTCAACACGCTGCTGATCCTGGTGGGCATTACCTTGTACTTCCTGCCGGGCCTGTGGCTGATGGTGACCCTGGCCTTCAGCGAATACCTGCTGGTACTCAGGGGCCTGACGCCGCTGGCCGCCATGAAGGAAAGCCTGGCCATGAGCCGCGGCAATTTCTGGCGGATCCTGACCTGCATTCTCTGTGTGATGGCGCCGCTGTGGTTGCTCAAGGGCGCCAGTGTCTCGGCGTATCCGGGCCCCCTGAACCCGGTTATCAGCCTGTTGATCGACAGCGTCCACAGCTTCCTGCAACTGTTCACCAGCGTGGTGTTGTTCCGCATCTTCATGCTGCTCGAAGCAAGGCCCGAGAACCGCTGA
- a CDS encoding endonuclease, with protein MTRLLRYTLLGLLSILCLAALAIYGSTWRPHPRETLPVSCAANAAPLMPGQALKVMTWNVQFLAGKRYVFWHDLAQGDDESPTLEDMAFSLDEVARVIRDEQPDIVLLQELDHGAKASDYQDQLKLLQERLADLYPCATSAFDWKAEFIPDPHIFGSVGRQLATLSRYRIDHAERVQLPVADANFISRQFQPKNALLVSYLALKDGGRLAVLNTHLERATEPDETLPRQVAAVARALDKLESSGTPWLIGGDFNLLPLGQYRRLPVEQRTPYSADSALHLLWDKYPMIPTNNEASGIDREHWLTHYPNDPGLNGPDRTVDYLFYSPRIKRVQAQVRQDDTLRISDHLPVIARFLLPAAP; from the coding sequence ATGACCCGTCTACTGCGCTATACCCTGCTGGGCCTGCTGTCGATCCTGTGCCTGGCCGCCCTGGCGATCTACGGTTCGACCTGGCGCCCACACCCCCGGGAAACCCTGCCGGTCAGTTGCGCCGCCAACGCAGCGCCACTGATGCCCGGCCAGGCCTTGAAGGTGATGACCTGGAACGTGCAGTTCCTGGCCGGCAAGCGCTACGTGTTCTGGCACGACCTGGCCCAGGGCGACGACGAAAGCCCGACCCTGGAAGACATGGCCTTCAGCCTCGATGAAGTGGCACGGGTCATTCGCGACGAGCAACCGGACATCGTCCTGCTCCAGGAACTGGACCATGGCGCCAAGGCCAGCGACTACCAGGATCAGCTCAAGCTGTTGCAGGAACGCCTGGCCGATCTCTACCCCTGCGCCACCAGCGCCTTCGACTGGAAGGCCGAATTCATCCCCGACCCGCATATCTTCGGCAGTGTCGGTCGACAACTGGCGACGCTGAGCCGCTATCGCATCGACCACGCCGAACGGGTGCAACTGCCGGTGGCCGATGCCAACTTCATCAGTCGCCAGTTCCAACCCAAGAACGCCCTGCTGGTGAGCTACCTGGCGCTCAAGGACGGTGGTCGCCTGGCAGTGCTCAACACCCATCTGGAACGGGCCACCGAACCGGACGAGACCTTGCCCCGGCAAGTGGCCGCCGTGGCCAGGGCCTTGGACAAACTCGAATCATCCGGCACGCCGTGGCTGATCGGCGGCGATTTCAACCTGCTGCCCCTCGGCCAGTACCGACGCCTGCCGGTAGAACAGCGCACGCCCTACTCCGCCGACAGCGCCCTGCACCTGCTGTGGGACAAGTACCCGATGATCCCCACCAACAACGAAGCCAGCGGCATCGACCGCGAGCACTGGTTGACCCACTACCCGAACGACCCGGGCCTCAACGGCCCCGACCGCACCGTCGACTACCTGTTCTACAGCCCGCGGATCAAGCGGGTGCAAGCCCAGGTACGCCAGGACGACACGTTGCGGATCTCGGACCATCTGCCGGTGATTGCACGGTTTCTGTTGCCGGCTGCCCCCTAG